Below is a window of Cytobacillus firmus DNA.
GACCCTGCCATATCGGAAAGCTCCACCACTTCTCTCCTGCATTCGGGATGGACAATGATTTTCATATCGGGATATTGTTCGCGAACTTCTTGTACATTTTCTATAGTAAAGTTTTCATGAACAGAACAATGCCCTTTCCAAAGAATCACTTTTATGTCCTCCAGCTGCCCTTCATATTCCAGCTGATCTGTAATAGGGTTCCATACAGCCATTTCTTCAAGAGCTATACCCAGGTTATATGCTGTATTTCTTCCAAGATGCTGATCAGGCAGAAAAAGAACTCTCTGCTTCTGCTTAAAGGCCCAGCCAACCATCTTTTCAGCATTCGAAGAAGTAACTGTAGCTCCCCCGTAACGGCCAACAAAAGCCTTTATTGCCGCAGTAGAGTTTACATATGTTAAAGGAAGCATAGTATCGCCAAACAAATTCTGCAGCTTCGTCCAGGCTCTTTCTGTTTGGCTGATATCAGCCATATCAGCCATGGAACAGCCTGCACGCATATCAGGCAAAATCACCTTTTGATGTGGAGATGTTAATATATCCGCCGTTTCAGCCATAAAGTGCACTCCACAAAATATAATATATTCCGCCTCGGTATTCTCCTGTGAAAGCTGGGCAAGCTTGAGTGAATCACCTGTAGCGTCCGCAAATTGGATGACCTCATCCTTCTGATAATGATGACCCGGAATGAACAGCTTATTCCCAAAACTATTTTTTATTTCCCTTGCCCGATCCTCCAATTCCTTTACAGTCATCATCCGATATTTTTCCGGTAGGATATTTGCTTGTTTTTCTGCTGTCTGAAAAATATTCATTTGCCCCAAACCCCTTTGTCAACAATTTATTCCACAATAACCTTCACGCTTATATCAAGTGATTTCACAGAATGGGTAAGAAAGCCGAGGGAAATGAAATCAACTCCTGTATCGCTGTAAGCCTGCAGGTTATCGAGGGTTATTCCTCCGGAGGCTTCAGTCACTATCCCATTCGGCACGCTTCTGATCCACTCTTTTATCTCTTCCGGACTCCTGTTGTCGAACATAATTACATCTGCACCTGCCTCAACTGCTTCCAGGACTTGTTCTTTTGTTTCCGTTTCGACTTCGACTTTTACCATATGCCCAATTTTTGACCGCACTTCTTCCACAGCTTTCGCAATTGAGCCGGCAAAAGAAATATGGTTGTCTTTGATCATGACTGCATCATAGAGGCCATATCGATGATTAAATCCCCCTCCGGCCCTGACTGCATATTTTTCAAGCATTCTCAGGCCTGGAGTAGTTTTTCTTGTATCACAGATCTTTGTATGTGAACTGTCCAGAACCCGGACAGCCTCATTTGTTTTTGTTGCTATTCCGCTCATTCTTTGGAGCAGATTCAAAATAACTCTTTCTCCTTTTAATAAATCCGATACTGGCCCTGCGGCTTCAGCAAGGATTTGACCTTTCTCTATCCATTCTCCGTCCCTTACTTTCATATTGACTTCAGCCGCCGGGTTCAGCACCTTAAATCCTGATCTGACTATTTCTTCACCGCAAAAAATCCCATTGTCTTTTGCAAGAAAAATGACCTTTCCTATCTGGCCCTCTCCAAAAATAAGTTCACTTGTCAGGTCGCGGTCACCAATGTCCTCGAGAAAATATTGTTCAAGTTGCAATCGCAGCTTTAATTTGTTCATTTTCACCATTCCTTTCAGCTTTTCGGCAGTGAATAATCCTTTTTCCAAGCCATTCCGGGCTTTCGAAAGGATAATCCTGCCGGAAATGACCACCCCGGCTCTCTGTTCGCCTTAATGCAGAATCTGTGATCAGATAGGCTGCAATCAGCATAAAAGCCCGTGTTATTTCCTCTTTTGAAAAATGTTCAAGATCTGCTTTTATCCATTCTTCAATTTTGCAGCCTTCAAGCCAGGCCATCTGAGCGAAAAGCCCTTCCTTTGTTTTGATAATCCCGGCATTTTTCATCATGTTCACTTTAATTTCTTCAATGGAAGGCAAATCTTCTTTAAATGGCCGCCTTAGTTCAGGGTTATGACTTTGCTTTTCTTCAGCAGGTTCACTATAAGGCAGTCCATTAAGCCAATCCGCTAGCCGCTTGCCGCAATACAGCCCTTCCAGCAGGGAATTGCTTGCAAGCCGGTTAGCACCATGTATGCCTGTGCAGGCAGCTTCACCAATCGCATACAGTCCAGGAATGCTGGTGCGGCCCAATAAATCAGTTTTTATTCCTCCCATTAAAAAATGACTTCCGGGAGAAACAGGGATTTTCCCAAGACCTAAATCTACGCCGTTTTCTTCACATATTTTTGTTATGGTCGGAAATCGGGATTTAAAGTTTTCAATTGAAGAGATATCCAGGAACACGGTTTTCCCCTTCTCCAGTGAATGATAAATGGCCTGTGACACTATATGTCTAGGCGCTAAATCACCCTGTGGGTGAAGACCTCCCATTACAGGGCTCCCGTCTTCTGTAATAAGACGCCCGCCCTCTCCCCTTACAGCTTCAGAGATCAGCCCCAGTGCTTTGCCGTCTTTATAGAGAAGTGTGGGGTGAAATTGGATGAACTCCATATCTGCAATCTCTGCCCCGGCCCTGTATGCTAAGGCAATCCCATCTCCAGTTACAGTGACGGCATTGGAGGTATATTCATACAGCTGGCCGCAGCCTCCCGTAGCGAGCACAACATGAGAGGAAAAGAATCGATGAATGGCACCAGCAGAATCTTTTCCTTTTAGCCCTATACACCTGCCGTCTTTTTCATTTATGAGCAATTGGAATACAAGAATATCTTCTAAGAAACGAACGTTGGGATTTTGCTTTAACAGCATAAAATCGATGACTGTTTTTCCTGTGCTGTCTCCTCCCCCATGAACAATTCTATTTTCTGAATGAGCCCCTTCCCTTCCTAACGCAATGGATCCTTCAGAATCCATATCAAACAGGCATCCCTCCTGATTCAGCTCTTTTATAAGGGTTGGCGCCTCACTGGTCAAGGACAGCACTGCATCAGAATCATTATGGAACCTTCCTGCTTCGAGTGTATCCATGTAGTGCTTTGATGGGTGATCATTTTTTCCCAGGGCAGCAGCAATACCGCCCTGCGCCATATATGAGTTTCCATTTTTTATACTCGACTTTGTGAGAATAATCACATTTAAGTCCTGGCGCAGCTTCTTTGCCAACTGCAGAGCGGCTACCCCGCTTCCAATAATTAAAACGTCGGCATTCATTATTTTTTACCTCCTGTTTTTACAGGTGTCTTGACACCTATATTTACACAGATTTAGAATTATGACAAGAGGTTTTCATAGTTTAAGAGGAACTTCCGACTTTTTGAACGATTTAATTAGAAAGCGAAAGCAGGTGAGGTACATTAAATATTTCGATTACGCAGCATCTTGTCCGCTTGACAAGGAAGCCGCAGATGCCTATATAAAAGCCTCAACTGAATACTTTGGCAATTCCCGCAGCCTTCATGATACCGGGAGCGCAGCAGAAGGGCTTCTTGAAAATTGCAGGATGGAATTGGCAGGCATTTTAAGCGTTAAGAGTGAAGGAATCTATTTTACCAGCGGAGGTACGGAAAGCAATTTTCTTGCAATAGATGCGTTGCTGTCTGCTTCTGAAAAATCAGGAAAACATATCATAACGGGAATCGCTGAACATTCATCCATTCATAGTATTTTAGAGAAATTACGCCTTGAGAAAGGGTATGAAATTACAAAAATTCCTTTTGGTGCAGATGGCCGAATAGACCTGAAAAAATTAAGTTCCGCCTTCAGGGATGATACCGTCTTAGTTACCATACAGCATGGCAATTCTGAAATCGGCACATTGCAGCCTCTCCTTGAGATCAGCGAGCTTTGCAGGGAAAGGCAAATATTGCTGCATAGTGATTGTGTCCATACGTTTGGCAAATCAGATTTAAAAGAAGTCGCCCGCTTTGCTGATAGCCTGTCCTTTTCTGCACATAAATTTTATGGGCCAAAAGGGATCGGAGGGATTTACTTAAAACCAGGCATGCGGTGGAGCTCCTTTTTACCAGGAGTTTCACATGAAAAGGGATTCAGGCCAGGCACCGTAAATCTTCCGGGGGTTGTTGGGATGACAGTGGCTGCACAGAAAGCTTATGTAAATTTAAGCAAGCATAACAGCCATTTCCAAATGCTGCGAGAAGTACTGCTAAAGGAACTTGAAGCTGCACAGGAGAAATTCGTAATATACGATTTTACAGGCTCTTACCAGCTTCCTTCTACATTGGGACTTCGGCTAAAAGGGGTGGAAGGACAATACATCATGCTCGAATGCAATAGGCTCGGATTTGCCATATCTACAGGAAGTGCATGCAGCACAGGCCTGCAAACTGTTTCTAAAACGATGGAGGCACTGGGAGTTGCAGATAAAAAAGGCAAAGAATTTATCAGGATTTCTTTCGGATGGAATACATCTGCAGCGGATGCAAAGGCATTGGGGGAAAAGCTGGCTATCATGGCCAGGGAACTTGTACCTCTCTAATTTTTTCTTCTGCCGTTTCCTTATGTTAAAATGAGACATTATCGGATTATAAGGGTGAGAAAATATGAATGAACAAAAAAAGGTGCTCGGAGAAGAGCGGAGGACCTTTCTGCTTGAGCTGCTGAAAGAAAGCGGACAGCCCATTACAGGAGGCGACCTTGCAGCAAAAACAAATGTAAGCAGACAGGTAATTGTTGGGGATATCACCCTTCTAAAAGCAAGAAAAGAGCCAATCATTGCCACGAGCCAGGGTTATATGTATCTTCATCAGGCTTCTCCTGCATCAGCAGCCGAGCGGGTCATTGCCTGTCATCATGACCCTGGGAGGACTGAAGAGGAATTGAATCTGCTTGTCGATCATGGAGTTACTGTAAAAGATGTAAGAATTGAACATCCCGTCTATGGTGACTTAACTGCATCGGTTATGGTATCCACCCGCCAGGAAGTGAAGCAATTTATGAATAAAATTACTTCTACAAAGGCTTCTTTCTTATCAGAATTAACAGACGGCATCCACCTCCATACTCTGTCCGCAGCCTCCGAACGGAAACTCGATGAAGCTGAGAAATTATTAAAAGAAGCTGGATTTCTTATTAACCTGGAATAGCTTTATATACAAAAAGGACCCGGATATGTATTTGCCGGATCCTTTTTGTTTTATTCCTGCAGAACTCTGCTGTTCTTATTCCGAAGCTGAAAATACGGATAGCTGCCCAAAACCTTAACACTGCAGCCCAATGCCTCCAATTCAGCAGCTGCACCAGGGATTAGGATGTCATCCAGTTTCATATCCACGTCAATGATAAAGAAATAATTCCCTAATCCTGTTTTCATCGGTCTTGATTCAATCTTGGTCAAGTTGAGCTTCCTCCAGGCAAATGCCGAAAGTACCTGATGAAGAGCCCCTGACCTGTCAGCCGGCAGCGTCACCATAACAGTCGTCTTGTGCCCTGCAAATTCCTTGCGGTCATCGCTGATTGACAATTCTTTATTGGCTAAAACAATGAACTTTGTATGGTTATAATCAAAATCATGGATATCTTCTCTAACGATCGCCAACCCATATACTTCCGCAGCTAATTCATTAGCTATGGCGCCTGCCCGCATGTCTGGATTTTCCTTTACAAATTGAGCTGCGGCTGCTGTGGAAGTAGTGCTTTCACAAGGGATCCCTTTCAGCTCTTTATGCAGAAATTTATGGCATTGTGCAATAGCATGGGAATGACTATAAACCACATCTGTTTTATCCCACTCCTTAACATGAGCTGGATGAACCATAAAATGCTGGCGAATAGGAGCTGTCAGTTCGCCGATAATCGGAAAATCCACTTCATGGATTAAATAGTCCAATGTAATGTTCACTGAGCCTTCCAATGCGTTTTCAAGAGGAACTACCGCCAGCTCTATTTCATTCTCATTTAAAGCATCAAAACAGGCAGGTATCGTTGGGTAGGCAACGGCTGTCTCATTAGGGAACAAGCTCCTGGCTGCAATATCTGTAAAAGTGGCTTTAGGTCCTAAAAATCCTAACTTCACGGTAATTACCTCCTTCTTATTCAGACTTATTTTAAATCACTGAAAATTTACTTTATACTTTATTACTTTAACATATGTATGTGGTTTACAAAATAAAAAATGAAAAAAGGGCAGGGTACAGAGCACATTTTCTCATGCACCCGTTCCCAGCACCTCTACTTTTTCTACAAACTCCAATTTTCGAAGCCTCGTCAAGAGTTCCTCAATCTCGATGCCCATTTCAGTTACATTCAGGGAAAGCGTGACATTTGCCCTTCCCTGAAGGGGAATGGTCTGGTGAATTGTTAAGACATTGCACCCCGATGAAGCCACAACGCCCAATAAATGTGATAAAGTCCCTGACCTGTCTTCCAGGTGAAAGAATAAAGTGATCAGCCGTTCTTTGACAACCGTATGGAAAGGGAACACAGTGTCTCTATATTTATAAAAAGCACTTCTGCTCAAATCAACTTTCTGGACAGCATCCCAAACCGATTCGGCTTTTCCCCTTTCGATCATTTCCTTCGCATCCAATGTTTTCTTCATGGCTTCAGGCAGAACATCTTCACGAACCAAATAAAATTTCTTATCGAATCTATCTTTTCTCATTTCTCCACCCCGTCAATCGAGAAGGTTAGTCAATAAACTCGAATTCATAATCAAGCAGCTTAACGGTATCACCGTCTTTTGCTCCTTTTTCACGAAGAGCATCATCCACACCCATTCCGCGCAGCTGTCTGGCAAACCTGCGGACAGATTCATCTCTTGAGAAGTCAGTCATCTTAAAGAGTTTCTCAATAGCATCACCTGATACAACGAACACTCCTGCAGGATCTCTAGTAATGACAAATTCGGTCTGTTCTGCTTCATGCTTGTAAAGAACGCGGTGGACACCTGTGTCTTCCTCTTCTTCATGTGACAGCGGGAATTCAGGGGTTTCTTCAACCTTATCTGCAACGGCAAATAATAAATCCCTTAACCCTTGTCTTGTTAAAGCGGATATCGGGAAAATCGGATAATCTTCATCAAGCTGTTCCTTGAATTTTTTTAGATTTTCCTCTGCATCAGGCATGTCCATTTTATTAGCCACAATGATCTGCGGCCTTTCGGTGAGACGCAGGTTATATTCTTTTAATTCTTTATTGATCGTTAGATAGTCTTCAAAAGGATCTCTGCCCTCAACAGCAGCCATATCGATAACATGAACAATAACCCTTGTTCTTTCAATATGCCGCAAAAACTGATGGCCAAGTCCTACTCCCGAATGGGCTCCTTCAATTAATCCAGGCAAGTCTGCCATTACAAAGCTGCGTCCATCTTCAGTCTCAACCATTCCCAGATTGGGAGCAATTGTCGTAAAGTGGTATTCCGCAATCTTTGGTCTTGCTGATGATACAACTGACAGTAAAGTTGATTTTCCGACGCTTGGGAAACCTACTAAACCAACATCAGCTAAAAGCTTGAGCTCAAGCACAACATCTCGTTCCTGGCCAGGTTCGCCATGTTCGGACAATTCAGGCGCAGGATTGGCAGGTGTCGCAAATCGGGTATTTCCCCTGCCTCCGCGGCCCCCGCGTGCTATGACAGCTCTTTGCCCGTGCTCAGTCAGATCGGCGATTACTTCCCCTGATTCGGCATCTGTTACGACTGTTCCCGGCGGTACTTTAACAATCATGTCTTTTGAATTTCTTCCATGCTGGTTCTTGGACATGCCATGCTCACCGCGGGGAGCTTTAAAGTGGCGCTGATAACGGAAATCCATTAACGTGCGCAATCCTTCATTCACTTCAAAAACAACATTGGCACCCTTGCCGCCATCTCCGCCGGCCGGGCCTCCGTTCGGCACATACTTTTCCCGGCGGAAAGCAACCATTCCGTTGCCCCCGTCCCCACCTTTAACATAAACTTTGACTTGATCGACAAACATATATAAATTCCTCCCGTCTGCAGTATGTCCCGATTGTCTGGCATTCAGCCAGATTACCGGCACTGACCGGATCCGCTTCTTACACTTAAGAAGTGCCCAGCCTGCAGAGTTTCACACTTAGTATTGCTTTTTTTGGCGGAAATCACTCTCTGCCATTCGCAATGAATGGCACAAATAATTCCAGTGCAAGCTCCTCTTCAGCTAAGTCCTGAACAGCAGCCGTTATGTCAGTGTTCTTCTTTTTAAAGAACTTCTCCAATTGATCCATATCTGTTAGTATTCCGCTAAAATCAAAAAAGAAACGAGCCCCTTCTTTTTCATGCCTGATGGACACAGATAAATGATTATCATGGTAAGGCTTAACTGATGAGTCCAAAATGGCCAAAAAAGAGCCTGTCCACTCAGAAAGGACAGAGTCATCCAACCGTCCGGCAATGGGATCATCGAGCACCTCATATTCAACCTGAAAGTAGTGGTTCTCCCAATTATAAGTCAATAAAAGCGAAGCAAAACCAGGAAGATTCAAATTCGAAAGTCTTGCCTCCTGCTGTGCTTCCACTACAATTTCATCTATGATTTCCTTAGCCCTGTCTATCTTATTAAGGGAAAGGTTGCCTTTAATTAATTGTATTTTATTCAGCCAGTCATGCCGGGCATGACGCAGCACTTCAATCATATTCCAGTCTTTTTCCATATATGCACTCCTGTATGGTTATTAGGCTGTCAGAAGACTGTGCTTGCTGTAAGTATATCAAAAAACATAGGTACAGTAAGCAAATTTATGATAAATAAGAAAATATTGCTTATGCGATGAAGAGCTTATGTCTTCAGCTGCTATAAATTTATCAGATAAAATTTGAAGTGCACCGGCGGGGTTTTTTGCCAAAAAAAGAAAACCCTAACCTTGTGGGGCTAGGGTTTTCTCGAAAAGGCTTACGCCTCTTGAGCTGCAGGATATACGCTCACTTGCTTGCGGTCACGTCCAAGACGCTCGAATTTAACAACACCGTCAACTTTCGCGAATAGTGTGTCATCGCCGCCTTTACCCACGTTTACACCTGGGTAGATCTTAGTACCGCGCTGACGGTATAAGATTGAGCCGCCAGTAACGAATTGTCCGTCCGCACGCTTAGCGCCAAGACGCTTAGAGATTGAATCACGGCCGTTCTTTGTAGAACCTACTCCCTTTTTAGAAGCGAACAACTGAAGATCTAATTTTAATAGCATTTATTCCACCTCCTGCTTTTTGAAGGTAATTTTTATATACTTTCCGTAGTCCTCTTCAATCGTCTGCAATGAGACAACCATGCCTTCAAGCAGAAGCTGCACTTTCTCATTCATGTCATCCCGAAGATCAGGAAGGACACAGCGGAGAAAGCCCTCTCCATGGCTGATTTCTGGTGTCACGCCGGTTAGGGCATGGACAGCATTAATGGCACCGATGGACACAGCAGATACGCCTGCACAGACGATATCCTTGCCTCTGTTTGCGAAGAATGCATGACCACTAATTTCAAACGAATGAATATTTCCGGAATCTTTACGAATAATCGTAATTTCAATCATCTTAAATCGCCTGATTAAGCGTTGATTTTTTCAATCACAACTTTAGTGTAAGGCTGACGATGACCTTGCTTCTTACGATAGTTTTTCTTCGCTTTGTATTTGAATACAGTGATTTTCTTTTGACGGCCTTGTTTTTCAACTTTAGCTGTAACAGTAGCACCTTCAACTACAGGGCTTCCTACTTTTACGCTGTCTCCGCCAACGAAAAGAACCTTTTCAAAAGTAACTGTTTCGCCTGCTTCAGCGTTAAGCTTTTCGATGTAGATAGCTTGACCTTCTTCTACACGTAATTGCTTTCCGCCAGTTTCGATAATCGCGTACATGAACTGCACCTCCTCTTAGACTAAGACTCGCCATCCCAGGCGCCGACACGAAATACGGGCTTATGTACCTGTTCTGTGCGGTTGTAGCACGGGTGCGCTACAAACATAACATGAAAATCCTATCATATAATGATTAATCATGTCAATAAGAATTATATGATTCTCTTTGTTTGCACCTGAAAGTAACTCTTTTGCGTGCCTTTACAATTATAATGCTAATGGGGTTATTAGGGAAGTGGGAAATACTGCACTAAAAAAGCAGGCGGGACGCTTAACCCAGCCTGCTTGGAACTATCCCAGCTCATTAACTCTGCCAAACTTTCGGATTTCATAAAATGGCTTGCTATTTTCCTTAATGGAAAAAATAATTCTAAAGCCAATACTGTCTTCGATTCTTTTTTTATGGTCATCATTTTCCCCTGAGAATACCGCTGCTGTGTCTCGTGTGGTTTCGATCAGGACAGCTTCATGGTCTTTGCCGCGATGTTCCCACAGTTCTCTTTCCAGCCTGAAGGCAATGGTCTCAGCACTCAGCACTCTTCCGGTGCCCTCGCATAATTGACACCTTTCGGTAAGTGATTCAGAAATGGCCGGTCTCGTTTTCTTGCGGGTCATCTGAAGGATCCCTAGAGGGGAGAATCCAACAAGATTCGTGCGTCTTTCATCTTTTTTCAGCGCGTTTTCCATTATGGCAAGAATATGCTTCCTGTCGGATGCTTCTTTCATATCAATAAAATCGATTAGGATCATGCCGCCAATATCACGGAGCCTGATCTGTCTTGCAGCTTCTTCAGCTGCCATTTCATTGGTTTTTAGCACAGTGTCTCTGCGGTCCTGTTTACCGGCGAACTTCCCGGTATTGACATCGATGACTGTTAAAGCTTCTGCTTCATCAAAAATAAGATAGGCCCCATTTTCAAGCCATACAATTCGTTTCAGCGCTTTATCAATCTCAGCTTCCGCATTAAAAGCAGAGAAGATATTTTCCTTGCCCGTGTATAGCTGAATTGTCAGGCCCGTGATTTTCGCTAGCACATTCTTCAGTGATAAATCGTCCACGGCGATTTCACCGCCAGCCATTTTCTTCGCCTCTTCAATAATTTCCTTAATAAAAGAATCCGCTTCATACACTTTTCCCGGCTTCTTTTTCATTTCCGCTTCCCTTAACAGGTCCCTGTACTCCAGCCTGAGCTTTTCCAGTTCATC
It encodes the following:
- a CDS encoding IscS subfamily cysteine desulfurase, with amino-acid sequence MNDLIRKRKQVRYIKYFDYAASCPLDKEAADAYIKASTEYFGNSRSLHDTGSAAEGLLENCRMELAGILSVKSEGIYFTSGGTESNFLAIDALLSASEKSGKHIITGIAEHSSIHSILEKLRLEKGYEITKIPFGADGRIDLKKLSSAFRDDTVLVTIQHGNSEIGTLQPLLEISELCRERQILLHSDCVHTFGKSDLKEVARFADSLSFSAHKFYGPKGIGGIYLKPGMRWSSFLPGVSHEKGFRPGTVNLPGVVGMTVAAQKAYVNLSKHNSHFQMLREVLLKELEAAQEKFVIYDFTGSYQLPSTLGLRLKGVEGQYIMLECNRLGFAISTGSACSTGLQTVSKTMEALGVADKKGKEFIRISFGWNTSAADAKALGEKLAIMARELVPL
- the nadA gene encoding quinolinate synthase NadA, producing MNIFQTAEKQANILPEKYRMMTVKELEDRAREIKNSFGNKLFIPGHHYQKDEVIQFADATGDSLKLAQLSQENTEAEYIIFCGVHFMAETADILTSPHQKVILPDMRAGCSMADMADISQTERAWTKLQNLFGDTMLPLTYVNSTAAIKAFVGRYGGATVTSSNAEKMVGWAFKQKQRVLFLPDQHLGRNTAYNLGIALEEMAVWNPITDQLEYEGQLEDIKVILWKGHCSVHENFTIENVQEVREQYPDMKIIVHPECRREVVELSDMAGSTNYIIEAIEHSEPGSSWAIGTEMNLVKRIIAQHRDKKIISLNPHMCPCLTMNRIDLPHLVWSLEAIGEGESQNLIQVEEPTAAYAKLALDRMLERP
- a CDS encoding transcription repressor NadR gives rise to the protein MNEQKKVLGEERRTFLLELLKESGQPITGGDLAAKTNVSRQVIVGDITLLKARKEPIIATSQGYMYLHQASPASAAERVIACHHDPGRTEEELNLLVDHGVTVKDVRIEHPVYGDLTASVMVSTRQEVKQFMNKITSTKASFLSELTDGIHLHTLSAASERKLDEAEKLLKEAGFLINLE
- the pheA gene encoding prephenate dehydratase yields the protein MKLGFLGPKATFTDIAARSLFPNETAVAYPTIPACFDALNENEIELAVVPLENALEGSVNITLDYLIHEVDFPIIGELTAPIRQHFMVHPAHVKEWDKTDVVYSHSHAIAQCHKFLHKELKGIPCESTTSTAAAAQFVKENPDMRAGAIANELAAEVYGLAIVREDIHDFDYNHTKFIVLANKELSISDDRKEFAGHKTTVMVTLPADRSGALHQVLSAFAWRKLNLTKIESRPMKTGLGNYFFIIDVDMKLDDILIPGAAAELEALGCSVKVLGSYPYFQLRNKNSRVLQE
- the rplU gene encoding 50S ribosomal protein L21 encodes the protein MYAIIETGGKQLRVEEGQAIYIEKLNAEAGETVTFEKVLFVGGDSVKVGSPVVEGATVTAKVEKQGRQKKITVFKYKAKKNYRKKQGHRQPYTKVVIEKINA
- a CDS encoding ACT domain-containing protein, with amino-acid sequence MRKDRFDKKFYLVREDVLPEAMKKTLDAKEMIERGKAESVWDAVQKVDLSRSAFYKYRDTVFPFHTVVKERLITLFFHLEDRSGTLSHLLGVVASSGCNVLTIHQTIPLQGRANVTLSLNVTEMGIEIEELLTRLRKLEFVEKVEVLGTGA
- the nadB gene encoding L-aspartate oxidase, encoding MNADVLIIGSGVAALQLAKKLRQDLNVIILTKSSIKNGNSYMAQGGIAAALGKNDHPSKHYMDTLEAGRFHNDSDAVLSLTSEAPTLIKELNQEGCLFDMDSEGSIALGREGAHSENRIVHGGGDSTGKTVIDFMLLKQNPNVRFLEDILVFQLLINEKDGRCIGLKGKDSAGAIHRFFSSHVVLATGGCGQLYEYTSNAVTVTGDGIALAYRAGAEIADMEFIQFHPTLLYKDGKALGLISEAVRGEGGRLITEDGSPVMGGLHPQGDLAPRHIVSQAIYHSLEKGKTVFLDISSIENFKSRFPTITKICEENGVDLGLGKIPVSPGSHFLMGGIKTDLLGRTSIPGLYAIGEAACTGIHGANRLASNSLLEGLYCGKRLADWLNGLPYSEPAEEKQSHNPELRRPFKEDLPSIEEIKVNMMKNAGIIKTKEGLFAQMAWLEGCKIEEWIKADLEHFSKEEITRAFMLIAAYLITDSALRRTESRGGHFRQDYPFESPEWLGKRIIHCRKAERNGENEQIKAAIAT
- the obgE gene encoding GTPase ObgE, which translates into the protein MFVDQVKVYVKGGDGGNGMVAFRREKYVPNGGPAGGDGGKGANVVFEVNEGLRTLMDFRYQRHFKAPRGEHGMSKNQHGRNSKDMIVKVPPGTVVTDAESGEVIADLTEHGQRAVIARGGRGGRGNTRFATPANPAPELSEHGEPGQERDVVLELKLLADVGLVGFPSVGKSTLLSVVSSARPKIAEYHFTTIAPNLGMVETEDGRSFVMADLPGLIEGAHSGVGLGHQFLRHIERTRVIVHVIDMAAVEGRDPFEDYLTINKELKEYNLRLTERPQIIVANKMDMPDAEENLKKFKEQLDEDYPIFPISALTRQGLRDLLFAVADKVEETPEFPLSHEEEEDTGVHRVLYKHEAEQTEFVITRDPAGVFVVSGDAIEKLFKMTDFSRDESVRRFARQLRGMGVDDALREKGAKDGDTVKLLDYEFEFID
- a CDS encoding sporulation initiation phosphotransferase B; amino-acid sequence: MEKDWNMIEVLRHARHDWLNKIQLIKGNLSLNKIDRAKEIIDEIVVEAQQEARLSNLNLPGFASLLLTYNWENHYFQVEYEVLDDPIAGRLDDSVLSEWTGSFLAILDSSVKPYHDNHLSVSIRHEKEGARFFFDFSGILTDMDQLEKFFKKKNTDITAAVQDLAEEELALELFVPFIANGRE
- a CDS encoding ribosomal-processing cysteine protease Prp, encoding MIEITIIRKDSGNIHSFEISGHAFFANRGKDIVCAGVSAVSIGAINAVHALTGVTPEISHGEGFLRCVLPDLRDDMNEKVQLLLEGMVVSLQTIEEDYGKYIKITFKKQEVE
- the rpmA gene encoding 50S ribosomal protein L27; amino-acid sequence: MLLKLDLQLFASKKGVGSTKNGRDSISKRLGAKRADGQFVTGGSILYRQRGTKIYPGVNVGKGGDDTLFAKVDGVVKFERLGRDRKQVSVYPAAQEA
- a CDS encoding Rne/Rng family ribonuclease; amino-acid sequence: MDKLVVNYASRERRFVHLKDNRVEKLFIDQPKHRSSVGDIYLGTVAKVMPGLNAAFVEIGEDQSGFLHRDKLASYVCSAEDLQMKEKRSISSFVHQGERILVQVEKDAAGTKGPRLSGLIEFSGESLIYMPNGRYVAVSKKIEDSKARENWRQFGYRAKEENEGLIFRTSCVSRKENEIMDELEKLRLEYRDLLREAEMKKKPGKVYEADSFIKEIIEEAKKMAGGEIAVDDLSLKNVLAKITGLTIQLYTGKENIFSAFNAEAEIDKALKRIVWLENGAYLIFDEAEALTVIDVNTGKFAGKQDRRDTVLKTNEMAAEEAARQIRLRDIGGMILIDFIDMKEASDRKHILAIMENALKKDERRTNLVGFSPLGILQMTRKKTRPAISESLTERCQLCEGTGRVLSAETIAFRLERELWEHRGKDHEAVLIETTRDTAAVFSGENDDHKKRIEDSIGFRIIFSIKENSKPFYEIRKFGRVNELG
- the nadC gene encoding carboxylating nicotinate-nucleotide diphosphorylase encodes the protein MNKLKLRLQLEQYFLEDIGDRDLTSELIFGEGQIGKVIFLAKDNGIFCGEEIVRSGFKVLNPAAEVNMKVRDGEWIEKGQILAEAAGPVSDLLKGERVILNLLQRMSGIATKTNEAVRVLDSSHTKICDTRKTTPGLRMLEKYAVRAGGGFNHRYGLYDAVMIKDNHISFAGSIAKAVEEVRSKIGHMVKVEVETETKEQVLEAVEAGADVIMFDNRSPEEIKEWIRSVPNGIVTEASGGITLDNLQAYSDTGVDFISLGFLTHSVKSLDISVKVIVE